Proteins from one Rhinopithecus roxellana isolate Shanxi Qingling chromosome 20, ASM756505v1, whole genome shotgun sequence genomic window:
- the LOC115895249 gene encoding 40S ribosomal protein S27-like has product MDVKCPGCYKITMIFSHAQTVVSCVGCSTVLCHPTGGKARLTEGCSFRKEQH; this is encoded by the coding sequence ATGGATGTGAAATGCCCAGGATGCTATAAAATCACCATGATCTTTAGCCATGCACAAACGGTAGTTTCGTGTGTTGGCTGCTCCACTGTCCTCTGCCACCCTACAGGAGGAAAAGCAAGGCTTACAGAAGGATGTTCCTTTAGGAAGGAGCAGCACTAA